The DNA segment TTCTACTTTCTAAAATGGAGCACGTTAATCTAGATGATTATCCAGACCACTCTGGATGGACACCTTTCCATATTGCATGTTCAGTGGGAGATTTAGGTGTGGTGAAGTCTCTTTATGACAGACCCGTTAAACCGGATTTAAATAAGGTCACTAATCAAGGAATTACATGCTTACACCTTACAGTTGGTAAAAAGTGGTTTGAAGTGTCacaatttttgattaaTAATGGTGCGTCCGtaagaataaaagataAATTCAACCAAATCCCATTACACAGAGCTGCATCCGTGGGCTCGTTAAAATTAATTGCGTTGCTATGTGGTGCAGGTAAAAGCCCTGTGAACTGGCAGGATAAGCAAGGCTGGACTCCATTATTTCACGCTTTGGCTGAAGGGCACGGTGATGCCGCTGTACTTCTGGtagaaaaatatcatgcCGAATACGATCTCGTAGATTCCAAAGGAGCTAAGGCGGAAGACGTTGCTCTAAATGAACAAgttaaaaatttttttctaaataaCGTATAACATACTTAAATTATATATTAGAGAACTTCACATATCAATACTGCCCTCAAAAAGTAATTCAGAGGTGCAGTAAATCCCACTATAGCTCACGTTACCGGGCAGTTGTTCATTTTCGTTAACCGACGCAATCAGCAATAGCCCATTTTGTTTGATAATCCTTGCCAATGACGGGCAAATTTTTAGTATTTCATATGGAAGGGTCACACCTAACAAGTTATTGTTCATGGCAAATTGAACCATTGTATGTATGTTTATAGGCTCGGTGTTCAAATACGACATTTTTTGAGGGCTCACGGCCAATTCATTCAGGCAGTTAGGAGTATCACTCATAAACTTGCCGGTAGTCAAATCTCTAAAGAGACTTTTCATTTGCAACAAAACCGGGAAATTAGGTTGTTTCCAGTTCAGAATAGAGCAAGCCTCCCAATTGCATGAACTGAAAACTATTTGACGCATACCCTCATTTCCGCTGTGACGCAAAAACCTCTCATGctcaaaaataataagtAACAACTTATCAATGAATTGGTTTATATTTATGAACggtgatatttttatagGAATTGtatcaatttctttatctgTTGGGAAACAGACGCAAATTACTAACTGTACTGATCCTGGGATGACTTCTAACAGGCTCCTCAGAGGAACAACTCTAGAAGATAAATATTGCTTCAATGATACTTCGTCAAAACTTCCATCAATTTTACCGAAATCATAATCTACTAATTTTTCTAGTTGTCCCTTCGTCAAATCATTCAACAAAATCTTTGTGCCTTTGAATTCAATATACGGTTTTGGCGCTGCCACTATAGTTTCATCATTCAGGGTGCAAACCAATATACTGATGAAACTGCCATTTAAAGATGACGAAGTAACGAGATTGCCATCCTTACTAGATGTTAATAAATCACTTCCTGTAGATTTCCAGTATGGTTCAtattttataatttttaATGGGTTTCCTGGATAGGGAAAAATAATCTGGTAGTCTAAAGTGAGACATCCAATGTTGTTTAACCTTGTGTCGAATAGAGGTAAATTTATAGTCGCAATACTGTTTATTGTGGCTctcttgaaaagaaagggcATTGCTGTTGTTTTGGCAATTATTCTTGTGCCAAATGAGGGAAATATTTCGAAatccattgaaaaatcgTCCACGGAATCTACTTGGAAAATTATTTCACCATCGTCATGATCTTCACTGatttcttcgtcatcttcttcatcatttgtTTCACTAATATCTTTACAGAAGTTATTGATTTCACCGGATCTAACAGGTAAAATAACATTACGCGGTAATATTTCAGGTAAATTGGAAGACAACGTGATTCTCCCTGGTGAAGACGACATGATGATACCATTGTCTTGAGTTAGTTTAATGGACTCAAGGCCCGATTTTAATTTtaattttataaaaattttcttttccaaaaagttGTGACCATATTTTCTGAGTGGAATGATAGGAGGAGGTAAGGCAAAGTCAGGGATGCTGTCTTGAATATCTAAATCAGATTTTTCATCGTGTGGGGTCAAGCCTATTGTGCTGGGACATAGTTTACTTACTTGAAGATTTAATTCGTTCACAGATGCGAATGCTAAGTTTATTGGTGCTTGTAAAAGTGCATTCAAAACACCAACATGACTCTCCCATAAGGCATAAAAAAGTGGAGAATGTCCATTCCCGTCTTCAATATCCAGGCGTGCactatttttcaataattcaCTGATAACTTCTGAATGACCCGATCGAACGGCATAAAATATGGGAGTCCACTTATTGAACCCATCGATTTCATTAGGATCCGCTCCATAATGTATTAATAGTTGAATTAGTTGTGGATCGCCACCGATTTTGGCCACTATATGGAGAGTACATAAACCTGTTGagttcttcttgaaaagcGGTTGACATAAATGTTGCGAGCCTTCATTTTTGCTACGATCAGCGTTTTGCTTACTTCGGATCTCTAGGAGTAACTTGGCAGCGTCGTGGTTATTGAATTTACAAGCGACATTCAAAGGATCAAATTGAACTTTCGTGGAACTGATTGTATTCTTACTGTAGTCCAAAATTGGCTTTTCAATTGGAGATGCATTTGCGCCTCCAATAGTTAATAAGTCCCGAACAACATCTATGTGGTTATTTGTTATAGCTAAGACCAAGGGTGTCTTTGAATCACTATCAATGGGATCAATGTCTTCTAAAAGATTCGTAATCAGTAAGGAATGAACAAACTCCAGTTTCCCTAGCTCTGCTGCATAATGAAGAGGTATCCGCGCATGTATATCCCGAGCATTCAGTAATTTCTGGACTGTCTCCTTGGATAATTTTGAGGTTGTTAGGGCTTCATCGAGAATAAACAACCGAGATTTATTTGGACAACTTGCAGCTTCATGAAATACATTTTTTCGTGAAAATACTTGGTCATCTTCGTCACAATACGACAGATCAATATGGTCTTGATTGCTTTTGTAGAAGATATGCAGGGAGTTATCATCTAGAGGGCTAGCCACCAGTAACAAGAACAACGTAGTAAGACATTCTTTCaacagagaaaaaacattctTGTGAAAAGATTCTGAGGAATTCTGTAGTAGATATGCAAAGATCTTGGCCTCTCTAAAATTCCTCAATAATGCATGCTTTCTCTGAATGTCTTTCACAGTCGctatattcaaaatttccttATACcagttttcaatttccatcTCCATATCTagggaagaggaagatgcaGGAAAAAGATGCTCTAGTTGGTTTACAGAAGTTTTTGACGTGGCTAATTCATAATTCTTGAGTTTAttgttatcattattatcatcgccttcatcgtcattagAAAACGTGTTGGATTGTAAATCTGCTCTCctgctgttgttgtcgATATCATTCAACTCTAGGAGAATGTGCAAGGTTTCATCGTTTAATTTTAGTGGTCCATCTCTTGTGAATATTGGTTGAATAGAAACAACTGTAGCCAGATAGAAATCTTTATCGTGAGATTGAGACCGTTTATCccactttttcaaagctttTGAGAACCCAGTTTTATTCAACTCAACATACTGCTCCAAATTTCTAAGATCTTTTTGgaactttttgaaagccGCATAcaagtttttgaatgagGTAGCTTGGTTGGAGTTTAATTTGCCGTTTAATTTATAATCTTTGTATTTAGAATGTAAAATATTGAATTTTATCCTTAAATCGGACTCTCTTGCCAAATAATATCCGTTGACTTTTTCTAGTTCCCTCTCTagtttaaaaaaaaaggcagctttgttttcttgcaaTCTCTGATGTATGATCTTTTCGTCAATGTCATCTAATGTCAAATGCAGATCTAAATCAGAGCTTGTCTTTAAGGTGGGAATAGCCAATTGTTTGATTAGTTTCTTTAAAGCCTTGTAATCGATAAAATGGCTATTATATTCTGCTAACTCCAGCTGTCTAGCTTCCAAATACTTGCCAAACTTCATCGTACGTCTATCGATCTATATTTTCCGGGAAGATTATAAGTGGACTTTGACACCTTaaactaaaagaaaataatgttATGGAGGTGTTCTGGCAGAAGGTCCTAGAAAAAGATCCACTAGTTTAGCTGGTGCTGcttaaaaaatgaaaacgaaatCTTTGCACTTGCACTTGCACTTGCACTATGCACAGAGAAAATTATGTAGTAAACTCTAAGGGAATCCTAATAAGTAATTATGAGGCGAAATAAGTATCGATGTCTGTTAGTGCTGGTTAGTTCTCATACTGGCCTCGAGCCATCGCCATGTAACAAATAGATTTGATTAATTTGTGCCCTTATTCGCACGTGCCATAACACCTGTACCTCGCAAGTAAATCTGTTCTATAATAAAGATAATGTATTACTTCAAGGGAAACTCACGGCGGAGAATTGTGATAAGGAACATGACATCGCTTTTTGGCATTCTTGCATGGAGAGAATAGGGTCGTAACAAACACATTTAAATCGCGTTCCATAGAATATATCTATCTGCCTTCAA comes from the Saccharomyces kudriavzevii IFO 1802 strain IFO1802 genome assembly, chromosome: 7 genome and includes:
- the PHO81 gene encoding Pho81p (similar to Saccharomyces cerevisiae PHO81 (YGR233C); ancestral locus Anc_5.96) is translated as MKFGKYLEARQLELAEYNSHFIDYKALKKLIKQLAIPTLKTSSDLDLHLTLDDIDEKIIHQRLQENKAAFFFKLERELEKVNGYYLARESDLRIKFNILHSKYKDYKLNGKLNSNQATSFKNLYAAFKKFQKDLRNLEQYVELNKTGFSKALKKWDKRSQSHDKDFYLATVVSIQPIFTRDGPLKLNDETLHILLELNDIDNNSRRADLQSNTFSNDDEGDDNNDNNKLKNYELATSKTSVNQLEHLFPASSSSLDMEMEIENWYKEILNIATVKDIQRKHALLRNFREAKIFAYLLQNSSESFHKNVFSLLKECLTTLFLLLVASPLDDNSLHIFYKSNQDHIDLSYCDEDDQVFSRKNVFHEAASCPNKSRLFILDEALTTSKLSKETVQKLLNARDIHARIPLHYAAELGKLEFVHSLLITNLLEDIDPIDSDSKTPLVLAITNNHIDVVRDLLTIGGANASPIEKPILDYSKNTISSTKVQFDPLNVACKFNNHDAAKLLLEIRSKQNADRSKNEGSQHLCQPLFKKNSTGLCTLHIVAKIGGDPQLIQLLIHYGADPNEIDGFNKWTPIFYAVRSGHSEVISELLKNSARLDIEDGNGHSPLFYALWESHVGVLNALLQAPINLAFASVNELNLQVSKLCPSTIGLTPHDEKSDLDIQDSIPDFALPPPIIPLRKYGHNFLEKKIFIKLKLKSGLESIKLTQDNGIIMSSSPGRITLSSNLPEILPRNVILPVRSGEINNFCKDISETNDEEDDEEISEDHDDGEIIFQVDSVDDFSMDFEIFPSFGTRIIAKTTAMPFLFKRATINSIATINLPLFDTRLNNIGCLTLDYQIIFPYPGNPLKIIKYEPYWKSTGSDLLTSSKDGNLVTSSSLNGSFISILVCTLNDETIVAAPKPYIEFKGTKILLNDLTKGQLEKLVDYDFGKIDGSFDEVSLKQYLSSRVVPLRSLLEVIPGSVQLVICVCFPTDKEIDTIPIKISPFININQFIDKLLLIIFEHERFLRHSGNEGMRQIVFSSCNWEACSILNWKQPNFPVLLQMKSLFRDLTTGKFMSDTPNCLNELAVSPQKMSYLNTEPINIHTMVQFAMNNNLLGVTLPYEILKICPSLARIIKQNGLLLIASVNENEQLPGNVSYSGIYCTSELLFEGSIDM
- the NAS6 gene encoding Nas6p (similar to Saccharomyces cerevisiae NAS6 (YGR232W); ancestral locus Anc_5.97), with amino-acid sequence MSDYPLHQACMENEFSKVQELLHSKPSLLLQMDQDGRIPLHWSVSFQAHEITSFLLSKMEHVNLDDYPDHSGWTPFHIACSVGDLGVVKSLYDRPVKPDLNKVTNQGITCLHLTVGKKWFEVSQFLINNGASVRIKDKFNQIPLHRAASVGSLKLIALLCGAGKSPVNWQDKQGWTPLFHALAEGHGDAAVLLVEKYHAEYDLVDSKGAKAEDVALNEQVKNFFLNNV